In the Caldilineales bacterium genome, one interval contains:
- a CDS encoding class I SAM-dependent methyltransferase, whose product MQTNNQSPISPPPPRRSDDKGAALGHPSYVWRAGQERRLDLIRRWARVEGADVLVDGAGVGMYSRHLAAAGARVASIDIDHASMVIASQTVNNCVVAACEALPFASGSFDTVFSHEVLEHVRDDAVTLREAARVLRPGGRLVLFTPNRLYPFETHGHYWRGKYHFGNTPLINWLPDALRDRLAPHVRAYTRADLRRLLAPLPLRLLCFTQVYPGYDNIIYRFPRLGRLVRGATYTLENTPLRAFGISHFLVAERF is encoded by the coding sequence ATGCAGACCAATAACCAATCTCCAATCTCCCCTCCCCCACCCCGCCGCAGCGACGACAAGGGCGCCGCCCTCGGCCACCCCTCCTACGTCTGGCGGGCGGGGCAGGAGCGGCGGCTGGACCTCATCCGCCGGTGGGCGCGGGTGGAGGGGGCGGATGTGCTGGTGGATGGGGCCGGGGTGGGGATGTACAGCCGGCATCTGGCCGCAGCCGGGGCGCGGGTCGCCTCCATCGACATCGACCACGCCAGCATGGTCATTGCCAGCCAGACCGTGAACAACTGTGTGGTGGCTGCGTGCGAGGCGCTGCCCTTTGCCAGCGGCAGCTTCGACACCGTCTTCTCGCACGAGGTGCTGGAGCATGTGCGGGATGACGCCGTCACGTTGCGCGAGGCCGCCCGTGTGCTGCGCCCCGGCGGCCGCCTCGTCCTCTTCACGCCCAACCGCCTCTACCCCTTCGAGACGCACGGCCACTACTGGCGGGGCAAGTATCACTTCGGCAACACACCGCTGATCAACTGGCTGCCCGACGCCCTGCGCGACCGCCTGGCCCCGCACGTGCGCGCCTACACTCGCGCCGACCTCCGCCGCCTGCTGGCGCCCCTGCCCCTGCGCCTCCTCTGCTTCACCCAGGTCTATCCCGGCTACGACAACATCATCTATCGCTTCCCCAGGCTGGGCCGGCTGGTGCGCGGGGCCACGTACACGCTCGAAAACACCCCCCTGCGCGCCTTCGGCATCTCCCACTTCCTGGTCGCGGAGCGATTCTGA
- a CDS encoding VanW family protein: MSPSASAYPARRGSFLAAFLVWLLLPVLLAAGALAWFEWSYVGRIYPGVQALGVNLGGMTPERATAALTEAVGQYAPPPISLRYGDEVWELPAEEVGLRPDVNRLVRQAYLVGRTARLEENLRTQWATLWQGRRIEPELAAPPGSIANAIAARTAQLNRPATEAQLSLDNLQVVVSGAEAGRRVDLEATTAAVLDRLASGRGGVVDVSVHQVAAAGADLGDDQSALQDMLNRTIVLADPRGDFQFALDPATMAGMLTWVRDENAVGGLRPVLKTEAARVVVEAWAQQVARPPLNARFDFDPKRNQLIELSPSSDGYALEVDATVAAIARAVSSGQTQVALPIQIVRPAIASEDAPNLGITELVAEGSTNFAGSSADRVQNIEVGAAKFVGVVIPPDGVFSFNEHVGDVTAANGFQDALVIQGDTTAVGIGGGICQVSTTVFRAAWYGGFPILERWNHGYVVRWYGAPGLDATIYTPKVDFKFKNTTGHHLLIKPIVDTVKGIITFQFYGTRPDWRVETTDPVYAKRTPPPAPLYVEDPGLASGRVVQFDWAVEGLEASASRRVLAADGTVLLNDTLKSRYLPWQAKFRFGPGFEPPAGAEVERAG; the protein is encoded by the coding sequence ATGTCTCCCTCTGCTTCCGCCTATCCCGCCCGCCGCGGCTCGTTTCTGGCCGCCTTCCTCGTCTGGCTGCTGCTGCCCGTTCTGCTGGCGGCCGGCGCGCTGGCCTGGTTCGAGTGGAGCTACGTCGGCCGCATCTATCCGGGCGTGCAGGCGCTGGGCGTGAACCTGGGCGGGATGACGCCCGAGCGGGCGACGGCGGCGCTCACCGAGGCGGTCGGCCAGTATGCTCCCCCGCCGATCAGCCTGCGCTACGGCGATGAGGTGTGGGAACTGCCCGCCGAGGAGGTGGGGCTGCGGCCGGATGTGAACCGGCTGGTGCGGCAAGCCTATCTGGTGGGGCGCACCGCCCGGCTGGAAGAGAATCTGCGGACGCAATGGGCCACCCTGTGGCAAGGGCGCCGGATCGAGCCAGAACTGGCCGCTCCGCCTGGGAGCATCGCCAACGCCATCGCCGCCCGCACCGCTCAGCTCAACCGCCCGGCCACCGAAGCCCAGCTGAGCCTCGATAACCTGCAAGTCGTCGTCAGCGGCGCCGAAGCCGGCCGGAGGGTCGATCTGGAGGCGACGACGGCGGCCGTGCTCGACCGCCTGGCCAGCGGGCGCGGCGGGGTGGTGGATGTCAGTGTGCACCAGGTGGCTGCGGCCGGCGCCGATTTGGGCGACGATCAATCCGCGTTGCAGGACATGCTCAACCGCACCATCGTTCTCGCCGACCCGCGCGGCGACTTTCAATTTGCCCTCGACCCAGCCACGATGGCGGGCATGTTGACCTGGGTCCGGGACGAAAACGCCGTCGGAGGGCTGCGGCCGGTGTTGAAGACCGAGGCGGCGCGGGTGGTGGTGGAGGCGTGGGCGCAGCAAGTGGCGCGGCCACCGCTCAACGCCCGCTTCGACTTCGACCCCAAGCGCAACCAGTTGATCGAGCTTTCGCCCAGCAGCGATGGCTACGCCCTGGAGGTCGATGCCACCGTGGCTGCCATCGCCCGGGCCGTCTCGTCCGGCCAGACGCAAGTCGCCCTGCCCATCCAGATCGTGCGCCCGGCCATCGCCTCGGAGGACGCGCCCAACCTGGGGATCACGGAATTGGTGGCCGAGGGCAGCACCAACTTCGCCGGTTCCAGCGCCGACCGGGTGCAGAATATCGAGGTGGGGGCGGCCAAATTCGTGGGCGTGGTCATCCCGCCTGACGGCGTCTTCTCGTTCAACGAGCATGTGGGCGATGTGACCGCGGCCAACGGTTTCCAGGATGCGCTCGTCATCCAGGGCGACACGACGGCGGTGGGCATCGGCGGCGGCATCTGCCAGGTGAGCACGACGGTGTTCCGGGCCGCCTGGTATGGCGGTTTCCCCATCCTCGAACGCTGGAATCACGGCTATGTGGTGCGTTGGTACGGCGCACCTGGGCTAGACGCCACCATCTACACGCCTAAGGTCGATTTCAAGTTCAAGAATACGACCGGCCATCATCTGCTGATCAAACCCATCGTCGATACGGTCAAAGGCATCATCACCTTCCAGTTCTACGGCACCCGGCCCGATTGGCGGGTGGAGACGACCGACCCCGTCTATGCGAAACGAACGCCGCCGCCGGCCCCGCTCTATGTCGAGGATCCCGGCCTGGCCTCTGGCCGGGTGGTGCAGTTCGATTGGGCCGTTGAGGGGCTAGAGGCATCGGCCAGCCGTCGCGTCCTGGCTGCAGATGGAACGGTGCTGCTGAACGATACGCTCAAAAGCCGTTATCTGCCGTGGCAGGCCAAGTTCCGCTTTGGGCCAGGGTTCGAGCCGCCGGCCGGGGCCGAGGTGGAGAGGGCGGGATAG
- a CDS encoding GntR family transcriptional regulator codes for MYPTLDRTGPTPIYLQIKEWMRQQITSGAWPRSFKLRPEVDLADEMEVSRGTMRKAIEELTEEGLLTRTHGRGTFVASEVLEQALADRMITFSEDLISRGIPFTTHVFAATLTQATPRLAAKLGLEAGQEIFLLKRMRMVEGEALVASHSYVVHQHCPGIAAVDFERSRLFEVLEDQFGLRVARGRRTFQALEADADTAARLGIVAGAPVMYIEQFSYLETGALVEFSEVWLRGDRFKLITDARRNGLSALSMAPAHGDADNHTDIILTPPLQETHP; via the coding sequence ATGTATCCCACCCTCGACCGCACCGGCCCCACCCCGATCTATCTCCAGATCAAGGAGTGGATGCGCCAACAGATCACGTCCGGCGCCTGGCCCAGGAGCTTCAAGCTGCGCCCGGAGGTCGATCTGGCCGACGAGATGGAAGTCAGCCGGGGGACGATGCGCAAAGCGATCGAAGAACTGACCGAAGAGGGCCTGCTGACGCGCACCCACGGTCGGGGCACATTCGTCGCCTCGGAAGTGCTGGAGCAGGCGCTGGCCGACCGCATGATCACCTTCTCCGAGGACTTGATCAGCCGCGGCATCCCCTTCACCACCCACGTCTTCGCGGCCACCCTGACCCAGGCCACGCCGCGATTGGCAGCCAAACTGGGACTTGAGGCTGGCCAGGAAATCTTCCTGCTCAAGCGCATGCGGATGGTCGAGGGCGAGGCGCTGGTGGCGTCGCACAGCTATGTGGTGCACCAACACTGTCCGGGCATCGCTGCGGTCGATTTCGAGCGCAGCCGCCTGTTCGAGGTGCTGGAAGACCAGTTCGGGTTGCGGGTGGCGCGCGGGCGGCGCACCTTTCAGGCTCTGGAAGCCGACGCCGACACTGCCGCCCGCCTGGGCATCGTCGCCGGCGCGCCGGTGATGTACATCGAACAGTTCTCCTATCTCGAAACCGGCGCCCTGGTCGAGTTTTCGGAAGTCTGGCTGCGCGGCGACCGTTTCAAGCTCATCACCGATGCCCGGCGCAACGGCCTGTCGGCCCTGTCGATGGCGCCTGCGCACGGCGATGCGGACAATCATACTGACATCATCCTCACCCCACCGCTCCAGGAGACCCACCCATGA
- a CDS encoding corrinoid protein yields MSRREEILDGLYDHTLNGEEEPVVELTNEGLAIGLGPHEILFEALIPSLEEVGRLFEAGEYFVPEMLVSANAMKGSMEILQPLIAQTGAKPIGTFVMGTVKGDIHDIGKNLCNVMLEGAGFKVIDLGVNVAPEKFIEAIRTHQPEAVGMSAFLTTTMPMQKVTITAIEEAGLRDKVKILVGGAPVTQEFAEKIGADGYAPDANSTVRLTKKLIGLTA; encoded by the coding sequence ATGAGCCGCCGAGAAGAAATCCTCGATGGACTTTACGACCACACCCTCAATGGCGAAGAAGAACCGGTTGTCGAGCTGACTAACGAAGGCCTGGCAATCGGCCTCGGCCCGCACGAAATCCTGTTCGAAGCCCTCATCCCCTCGTTGGAAGAAGTCGGCCGCCTGTTCGAGGCCGGCGAATACTTTGTGCCCGAGATGCTGGTCTCGGCCAACGCCATGAAAGGTTCGATGGAAATCCTGCAGCCGCTCATCGCCCAGACCGGCGCCAAACCAATTGGCACCTTTGTCATGGGCACGGTCAAAGGCGACATCCACGACATCGGCAAGAACTTGTGCAATGTCATGCTCGAAGGCGCCGGCTTCAAAGTCATCGACCTGGGTGTGAATGTGGCCCCGGAAAAGTTCATCGAAGCCATCCGCACCCACCAGCCTGAGGCTGTGGGGATGAGCGCCTTTCTGACCACCACCATGCCGATGCAAAAGGTCACGATCACGGCCATCGAGGAAGCGGGGCTGCGCGACAAGGTGAAAATCCTTGTCGGCGGCGCCCCGGTCACGCAGGAATTCGCCGAGAAGATCGGCGCCGATGGCTACGCCCCCGACGCCAACTCGACCGTGCGCCTGACCAAGAAGCTGATTGGGCTGACGGCGTAA
- a CDS encoding polyphosphate kinase 2 family protein, giving the protein MKPQEYSTTLRVPPGKRISLKDYDPAGKGDFVEKSEAAEALEDGVRELARLQDRLYAQDQYSLLVILQAMDAAGKDGIIKHVMSGLNPQGTQVFSFKVPSPEEMDHDYMWRNFKALPERGRIGIHNRSYYEETLVVRVHPPILAGQRLPARLKDKGIWKRRFREMNNFERYLVDNGTVVLKFFLHVSKDEQKKRFLERIDMEEKNWKFSSGDVKERALWDDYMRAYEDVLSNTSTTWAPWYIIPADRKWFTRLAVAGIIGEAMRNLNLAYPTLSEEQKQDLVQAREMLMNEAA; this is encoded by the coding sequence ATGAAACCACAAGAATACAGCACGACCCTGCGCGTCCCACCCGGCAAGAGGATTTCGTTGAAGGATTACGACCCTGCCGGCAAGGGCGACTTCGTGGAAAAATCCGAGGCGGCCGAAGCCCTGGAAGACGGCGTGCGCGAGCTGGCGCGGCTCCAGGACAGGCTTTACGCCCAGGATCAATATTCGCTCCTCGTCATCCTCCAGGCCATGGACGCCGCCGGGAAGGATGGCATCATCAAGCATGTGATGTCGGGCCTCAATCCCCAGGGCACCCAGGTCTTCAGCTTCAAGGTTCCTTCGCCCGAGGAGATGGATCACGACTACATGTGGCGCAATTTCAAAGCCCTGCCCGAACGCGGTCGTATCGGCATCCACAACCGCTCCTACTACGAAGAAACCCTGGTGGTGCGCGTCCATCCTCCCATCCTCGCCGGCCAGCGCTTGCCCGCTCGTCTCAAAGACAAGGGTATCTGGAAGCGCCGTTTTCGGGAGATGAACAATTTCGAGCGTTATCTGGTGGACAACGGCACGGTCGTCCTCAAGTTCTTCCTCCATGTCTCCAAAGACGAGCAGAAGAAACGCTTTTTGGAGCGCATCGACATGGAGGAGAAAAACTGGAAGTTTTCGTCGGGCGATGTCAAAGAACGCGCCCTGTGGGATGATTACATGCGCGCTTACGAAGATGTTCTCAGCAACACCAGCACCACCTGGGCGCCCTGGTACATCATCCCCGCCGACCGCAAATGGTTCACCCGCCTGGCCGTGGCCGGCATCATCGGCGAGGCAATGCGAAACTTGAACCTGGCCTATCCCACCCTGAGCGAAGAGCAGAAGCAGGATCTGGTCCAGGCCAGGGAGATGTTGATGAACGAAGCCGCCTGA
- a CDS encoding family 10 glycosylhydrolase: MTDDHGLTREMIGEWRGFWVDAFHPGIKSRAEIEQLVAEVRAANGNAIIAQVRRRADSYYNYSLEPRAPDLRDQPDFDPLADLIEHAHAAGLEVHAWLAAMPLAAAAAPPADPHHIYHRHGPSTTDDALWLTLAADGSQISEGTLHIDPGHPAAAQHLVDVSLHLLAHYQVDGLHFDRFRYPGQQFGYNPVSLARFRAATGAAGTPAATDPAWQGWRRDQMTQLMRQIYLEATALRPDVKLSLAAIAWGNGPTTAAQWQAGSAYGSVFQDWIAWLREGILDLAIPMNYDREADARQRAWFDAWLAWEKDHHADGHLAIGLGAFLNSIDHTLDQVTRVRAPAANGGRAQGHCFYAYANTNVNLLPRAAFLSALVEGERAVFPTFVPPPVMPWKTEPTLGAIKGFASFEDGRPGDGVSLLLTAADGVELPPIVVSGTGFFGATRLLPGDYTLTPLLDDLSLPPTRVTVAAGQVATADISLLAKFW; the protein is encoded by the coding sequence GTGACAGACGACCACGGCCTCACTCGCGAGATGATCGGGGAATGGCGCGGCTTCTGGGTCGATGCCTTTCATCCGGGCATCAAATCGCGGGCGGAGATCGAGCAACTGGTGGCCGAGGTGCGGGCGGCCAACGGCAATGCCATCATCGCCCAGGTTCGACGTCGCGCCGACTCGTACTACAACTACAGTCTGGAGCCGCGCGCCCCTGACCTGCGCGACCAGCCTGATTTCGATCCCCTGGCCGACCTGATCGAGCACGCCCACGCCGCCGGCCTCGAAGTCCACGCCTGGTTGGCGGCCATGCCCCTGGCTGCTGCCGCTGCCCCGCCAGCCGACCCGCACCACATCTATCACCGCCACGGCCCCTCCACCACCGATGACGCCCTCTGGTTGACCCTGGCCGCCGATGGCAGCCAGATCAGCGAGGGCACGCTCCACATCGACCCCGGCCATCCCGCCGCCGCCCAACACCTGGTGGATGTCAGCCTCCATCTGCTGGCCCACTACCAGGTGGATGGCCTCCACTTCGACCGTTTTCGCTACCCCGGCCAACAGTTCGGCTACAACCCCGTCAGCCTGGCTCGTTTCCGCGCCGCCACCGGCGCCGCCGGAACTCCTGCGGCCACCGACCCCGCCTGGCAGGGCTGGCGTCGCGACCAGATGACGCAGCTCATGCGCCAGATCTATCTGGAGGCGACGGCGCTAAGGCCGGACGTCAAACTCAGCCTGGCCGCCATCGCCTGGGGCAACGGGCCAACGACCGCGGCCCAATGGCAGGCCGGCAGCGCCTATGGCAGCGTCTTCCAGGACTGGATCGCCTGGCTGCGCGAGGGCATCCTCGACCTGGCCATCCCCATGAACTATGACCGCGAGGCCGACGCCCGCCAGCGGGCATGGTTCGATGCCTGGCTGGCCTGGGAAAAAGACCATCACGCCGACGGCCATCTGGCCATCGGCCTGGGCGCTTTTCTCAACTCGATCGATCACACCCTCGACCAGGTGACGCGGGTGCGGGCGCCGGCGGCCAACGGCGGCCGGGCGCAAGGGCACTGCTTTTATGCCTATGCCAACACGAATGTGAATCTCCTGCCGCGGGCGGCCTTCTTGTCTGCCCTGGTCGAGGGCGAGCGGGCGGTGTTCCCCACCTTCGTCCCGCCCCCCGTCATGCCCTGGAAGACCGAACCCACCCTGGGTGCGATCAAAGGCTTTGCCAGCTTCGAGGACGGCCGACCGGGCGATGGCGTCAGTCTCCTGCTCACGGCTGCAGATGGCGTCGAGTTGCCGCCCATTGTCGTCTCAGGGACGGGTTTCTTTGGCGCCACCCGCCTTCTGCCTGGCGACTACACCCTCACGCCTCTGCTCGACGATCTTTCGCTGCCGCCAACCAGGGTGACGGTGGCGGCCGGACAAGTGGCGACGGCCGATATTAGCTTGCTGGCGAAATTCTGGTAG
- a CDS encoding nucleotidyl transferase AbiEii/AbiGii toxin family protein → MITLGCRQALEALAGLPFMGAFYLAGGTALALQIGHRLSQDLDWFSTTANLEQAEREEIRAALSGVGGFEITAERNGMIYSRMFGSEVSFISQHHPLIEPPLSLKGLAVASPIDIGLMKLAAIKDRGTRRDFVDIFCLRQLAPLTRLIDLADQKYTDRPDFTTILARALAYFDDAERQPLPDLATPIKWAEVKRYAEAGARYVVERERDKAQRGARRGALSHNGPGFPGISM, encoded by the coding sequence ATGATCACGCTTGGCTGCCGTCAGGCGCTCGAAGCACTCGCCGGTCTCCCGTTCATGGGCGCTTTCTATCTGGCCGGCGGCACGGCGTTGGCGCTACAGATCGGCCATCGCCTGTCCCAAGACCTGGACTGGTTTTCGACGACCGCAAACCTGGAGCAGGCAGAGCGCGAGGAAATCCGTGCTGCGCTCAGCGGTGTGGGCGGGTTCGAGATCACGGCTGAACGAAACGGGATGATCTACAGCCGTATGTTTGGCAGCGAAGTGAGTTTCATCTCTCAGCATCATCCGCTCATCGAGCCGCCCCTCAGCCTCAAGGGTCTGGCCGTAGCTTCGCCCATCGATATCGGCTTGATGAAGCTGGCCGCGATCAAAGATCGAGGGACGAGACGGGATTTTGTCGACATCTTTTGCTTGCGACAGCTTGCCCCGCTGACACGGCTGATCGACCTGGCCGACCAGAAATACACCGATCGCCCCGACTTCACGACAATTTTGGCACGCGCGCTGGCCTATTTCGATGACGCCGAACGGCAACCCCTGCCCGATTTGGCTACCCCAATCAAGTGGGCAGAAGTCAAACGCTATGCCGAGGCCGGCGCCCGCTATGTTGTGGAGCGCGAGCGCGATAAAGCTCAGCGGGGCGCGAGACGGGGCGCGCTCAGCCACAACGGCCCTGGCTTTCCTGGAATCTCGATGTGA
- the lysS gene encoding lysine--tRNA ligase: protein MTSPPPLPSEHDLLDQEIARRQKLERLRQAGVDPYPPQVQRSHTIAQALAAYESGELAAGHPPVHLAGRMVSRRVMGKVAFAHIEDGSGRVQIMLQQNLVGADGYDFFQKNLDLGDIVGVSGGMITTRTGEVTCQAAAIVLLAKTLKPMPDKWRGLRDPEVRQRQRYLDLLANPEGRDIFRLRAAIVRALRAYLDGQDFLEVETPILQPLYGGAAAEPFVTHHNYLHQDLYLRISFELYLKRLLVGGYDRVYEIGRDFRNEGISYKHNPEFTQLEFYEAYTDYHGVMRRTEEMLCFVAEQVTGGWTIRWGEHSIDFTPPWPRIPLRQAIIEASGIDYELYRDAEGLRAAMRARGIDAAADASRGKLIDKLLSHFVEPTLIQPTFLIDYPLDVSPLAKRKPGTADTVERFEGFAGGFELCNAFSELNDPLDQLQRFIDQGRDFAAGDKEAHPVDEDYVNALSYGMPPAGGFGMGIDRLTMLFTGQDNIREVILFPHLRPEA, encoded by the coding sequence ATGACCTCACCCCCCCCTCTCCCTTCCGAACACGACCTGCTCGACCAGGAAATCGCCCGCCGCCAGAAACTGGAGCGGTTGCGCCAGGCCGGCGTCGATCCCTATCCGCCTCAGGTGCAGCGCAGCCACACCATCGCCCAGGCGCTGGCGGCCTACGAGTCGGGCGAACTGGCGGCCGGGCATCCCCCCGTCCACCTGGCGGGCCGCATGGTCTCGCGGCGGGTGATGGGCAAGGTCGCGTTTGCGCACATCGAGGACGGCAGCGGCCGGGTGCAGATCATGCTGCAACAGAACCTGGTCGGGGCCGATGGCTATGACTTCTTCCAGAAGAACCTGGATTTGGGCGACATCGTCGGCGTCAGCGGCGGCATGATCACCACCCGCACGGGCGAAGTCACCTGCCAGGCAGCGGCCATCGTGCTGCTGGCCAAAACCCTGAAGCCCATGCCCGACAAATGGCGCGGCCTGCGCGACCCCGAAGTCCGCCAGCGCCAACGCTATCTCGACCTGCTGGCCAATCCCGAAGGGCGCGATATCTTCCGGCTGCGCGCGGCCATCGTGCGCGCCCTGCGCGCCTATCTGGACGGCCAGGATTTCCTCGAAGTCGAGACCCCCATCCTCCAGCCCCTCTACGGCGGGGCCGCGGCCGAGCCTTTCGTCACCCATCACAACTACCTGCACCAGGACCTCTATCTGCGCATCAGCTTCGAGCTGTACCTCAAGCGACTGCTGGTGGGCGGCTACGACCGGGTGTACGAGATCGGTCGGGATTTCCGCAACGAAGGCATCAGCTACAAACACAACCCCGAATTCACCCAGCTCGAGTTCTACGAAGCCTACACCGACTATCATGGCGTCATGCGGCGCACCGAGGAGATGCTCTGCTTCGTGGCCGAGCAGGTGACGGGGGGGTGGACGATCCGCTGGGGCGAGCACAGCATCGACTTCACCCCGCCCTGGCCGCGCATCCCCTTGCGCCAGGCCATCATCGAGGCCAGCGGCATCGACTACGAGCTGTATCGCGACGCCGAGGGCCTGCGGGCGGCGATGCGGGCGCGGGGCATCGACGCCGCCGCCGACGCCTCGCGCGGCAAGCTGATCGACAAATTGCTCAGCCATTTCGTGGAGCCGACCCTGATCCAACCCACGTTTCTGATCGATTATCCCCTGGATGTTTCGCCGCTGGCCAAGCGCAAACCGGGGACGGCAGATACGGTCGAGCGTTTCGAGGGCTTTGCCGGCGGCTTCGAGCTGTGCAATGCCTTCAGTGAACTGAACGACCCCCTCGATCAGTTGCAGCGCTTCATCGACCAGGGCCGCGACTTCGCCGCCGGCGACAAAGAGGCGCACCCGGTGGACGAGGACTATGTCAATGCCCTCAGCTATGGCATGCCCCCGGCCGGCGGCTTTGGCATGGGCATCGACCGCCTGACCATGCTCTTCACCGGCCAGGACAACATCCGCGAGGTCATCCTCTTCCCTCACCTCCGCCCCGAAGCCTAA
- the greA gene encoding transcription elongation factor GreA, protein MNNNDKDKVVYITREGLAKVKDELDWRESVRRPEIANFIAAAKAEGDVSENAGYDEAKYQAGMNEGRILELREKIKYAVFIDKEDGPADVVGLGRTVRIRDLEFGDEEAYTIVGSAEADPSHGRISNSSPTGVALMGQRAGAVVRVNTPGGEMKYEIVAIE, encoded by the coding sequence ATGAATAACAATGATAAGGACAAAGTCGTATACATCACCCGCGAGGGGTTGGCGAAAGTAAAGGACGAGCTGGACTGGCGCGAGAGCGTCCGCCGGCCCGAAATCGCCAACTTCATCGCCGCCGCCAAAGCCGAGGGAGACGTGTCGGAAAACGCCGGCTACGACGAGGCCAAATACCAGGCCGGAATGAACGAAGGCCGCATCCTCGAACTGCGAGAAAAAATCAAATACGCCGTCTTCATCGACAAAGAAGATGGCCCGGCCGATGTCGTCGGTCTGGGACGAACGGTGCGCATCCGCGACCTCGAGTTCGGCGATGAGGAAGCCTACACTATCGTTGGCTCGGCCGAGGCCGACCCCAGCCATGGCCGCATCTCCAACAGCTCACCCACCGGCGTGGCCCTGATGGGCCAGCGCGCCGGCGCCGTCGTCAGGGTCAACACACCCGGCGGCGAGATGAAATACGAGATCGTCGCCATCGAGTGA